From the Cerasicoccus sp. TK19100 genome, the window TCGATGCCGCCATGGACCTGCACCGCGAGCCCGTCGCGCAAGTCGATCGTCTGCCGCATCGCATCCATGCGAAACAGCACGCAGGGCAGCTGGCTGGCGTCGTCCTTGAGCGTAAAGTAAACGTGCCCGCTGGCTTGGCGGCGCAGGTTGGACACCTCGCCCTGCACCCAGCACGGCGGGATGTTTTTCGTCAACAGCGCCCGCACGCGACGGGTAAACTCACCGACGCTAATCGAGTCCTCAGCCTGCTGTTTTGGGGATAGCGCCACGTTCCTTGTAATAGTTGAAAATCATCCGGCAAGCAATGCCCACCACCACGATGAGCGACACCGCAAAAATAATCATACCGACCTCGCCCTCGAACACCGCATCGCCAAACATGATGATCAAAAACACGTGGATCGACTGGATCGGCACGGAGATCACCATATAGCGCATGAAGTTCACGTTCGCCAGGCCCAGCAGGTAGCTCTGGATAATCATCGGCGAGCCAGGCATGATGCGCAGCAACGCGATCCACTGCACCTCGTTTTCCTTCTTAATCACGGGCACCTTCAGCTTTCGCTTTTCCAGCAGGCGGACAATTTTACCGCGCAATAAGGTCCGCGCCAGCCAGTAGGACAGCGCGTCATTGATCGCCACGCCGCCCATCGCAAAGAGCAGCCCATAGAACGGCCCAAACTTATACCCGACCAGCACCAACAGCAGCGACACCGGAAACGCAAACAGCGGCAGTATCGCAATCGCCGGCAGCAGGAAGATCGCATTCAGCGACTCCAGCCATCGGAAAACGTGGTCAAACAGTTCAGCCATGCCGCCGAAGCATGGCACCCGCGTATCACTTGGCAAGGCTGCGAAGTAGGGATTTTGGGTGTCAGAAGTCGGCGTGGGGTGCAATATAGCTAAAAAGAAGCTACAGCACATCAGATCGTATTTATTCAGTGAACTCTATTTTCTACGTTTAATCCTTTGTCTCGTTCTCCCTTGTCTCTTTCTAATGGTTACCGTGAACTCCATCCCACTTAGCTCTACATTATAGCCAAACTTACCCTGTAGAAGCTTCATTGCTTCATCATGAGGTCCGACTTCAATATGTTCTCTTTTTTAGGTGTATACGCTCACGCAAACTCTGCCTATCCTCAGTCTGAGCGATGCACAAAACAGAACTCAGCAGAAACGCAGTGGATATAGCAATTCCTTGTAGAATTCTCAGCAAAAGCCTATAACTTCCTCCGCATGAAGTATACTATTAACACTAAAAGAGCCACACCGCCCAAGGAGTAGAATATCCAATAACTCAGACCATCCTCCGCCGCTTTACTTTCTTCGATAGGTGCATCAGTAATGTTAACATCGACCTCATTAACTTTCAACTCAGGCGTTCGCGTCCTAACGCCTTCAGATTCACTACCAGGATCATCCACATCACTGCTTGGAATCTGAATTGATTCTTCCATCTCTGCGCTCATCTTCATTTGATAGGCCAGCTGACGAAACTGAGCATATTTCCGGTACTCTGACTCCATAGAGTCGATCAATGTAAACGCTCTTTCCAAATCATGCTCGTTAGAATTCTGAGCTCGGAGCTTACTAATGTATTTCACACCTTCCTCCCCCGGATATTGAGCAATAGAGATTACCGCCTCACTTCTTGCTGAGACAAGAAGTCCTTTACTGGGATCACTCGGATCGTTAGCCGAAAGAACGTAGCTAGGAGGTTCACCATTCCAAAAGCTTTCTTTAGTTCTCTCGATCAAAAAGTCCAGCCCATGTTGATCACCATATTTTGCGACTGCACCATAAGCAATCCTCAGCAAACCCACTTTATCTACGTCAGTAGCAAATTCTTTCCGCTCAATATCAACCGCTAATTTTGTTAGCTCCTCAATAGATATTTGTGATTTATCAACGCTCCCGATAGTACCGAGGGCATGCAAAGCAGATTTCCAATGTTTGAATTGGCTTTCATCTTTCAACATTCTTTTCAACTGATCAACGTTCTCTTCATTGCTAAAAAAAACGTAATTTCCATGAACCCCCATTCCCTTCAATTCAGGATTCGGATCATACTTCCCCCCTATTAGTTTCATTGCTTCATCATAAGGGCCAATTTCACGATACTGCACCTGCAGTGCGCGAATGCGTTCAAGTCTTGACGATAGCTCATTTGTCTGAGCAATAGAAAAAGCAGAACTTAAGAGAAATAGAGCAATTATAAATAGACTATTATTAAATTTCATGTTAGCTAGTTATTTATAAATAAATATTTTTGATCTTCAGTTACATATCGCCCTGAAACGGCACCACTGCGACAAGCAGTGTGAAAGCATAGAAAGGGGTCGAACATAGAATTTAGACACCCAAGTCTGTCCCTATCCGACAATCCATCGTCACGCATTCTAATTCTCTAGCGCAGCACATTGGTCAAACTCCTGCTTTGTGTGGACATAAAAGCGCCCCCACCGTAGATGCTAGGTGCATTGACCAGCCGCATCCCTACAGCGCCATGTCCACGCGGTTTTCGATCATGTGCTTCTTGATGCGACGCATGATCTCGTGCGCCTGGGGGCCGGCATTGAGCATCGCAAACTCTTCATCGCCACATCCGTTCGTCCACTGAAAGCCCATGGACCAGTTGGGGAACTCGCGCTCATCGATTTCGCGCTCAGTGAGAATCACGACATTGCGGTGCCGGTCATCGCGGCTGATCTTGTCATTGAAAAGCGCCTTAACCAGATCAGCTGGCCCTTCCAGGCATTGGAAGAATTTACCCTGGCCATACAAGAGCATCCCTGTGATGCCAACCCGGGTGTTATAATCGCGCGCGGAGGAAAGTATATCGATCAACACCTGCTCGCTAATGTTATCCAGCGCGTCACTCTTGTAGGTCAGGGATATTAATTTGCTCATCAAATCCCTATGGAATAAGTTCATTCGCCGAGCGCAACCCCTTTCGGAACGGTGGGTCTGCTCATCTTCGTAAACAAATTCTTTAAAAAAGCGCTGGATGCATCGGATGGCCAAAAGGGTTGCTAGCTGGTGACTTTGGCACTACAACACCGCGCATTAAGATCATGGCGTCACCGTCAACCACTGAAATCCCCTTTGCCAAGGAAGTCGTCGCAAGCGCGCCGGCCATTTCCGTGGTGGCACCCGCATACAACGAGGCCGAGTCCCTGCGTAAGCTTTACGATAAAATTGCCGCCGTGCTTGAGCCCAGCCAGTGGACCTTTGAGGTGCTCTTTGTCGACGACGGCAGCACCGATGACACCTGGGAACAACTACGCTCGCTGCAGGCCGACCACCCTACCACCGTGCGCGCCTACCAGCTACGCCGCAACCTCGGCAAGGCCGCAGCGCTCTCCATCGGCTTTGGCGAAGCGCGGGGCGAGTTCATCATCACCATGGATGCGGACCTGCAGGACGAGCCTGCCGAGATACCCAACCTCATGGCCAAGCTCAATGAGGGCTACGATCTCGTTTCCGGCTGGAAGCGTGAGCGCAACGACCCACTGGAAAAGCGCATCCCTTCGCGCCTGTTCAACGCCGTGACGCGCAAGATTTCCGGGCTGGAGTTGCACGACTTTAACTGCGGCCTCAAGGCCTATCGCGCGGAGGTCGTCCGCGAGCTGCCGCTCTATGGCGAGCTGCACCGCTACATTCCGATCCTCGCCCACGCTGACGGCTACCGCGTCACCGAAATCCCCGTGCAGCACCATGCGCGCGAGTTTGGTATCTCAAAATATGGGCTGGGCCGTTATTACAAAGGCTTCCTCGACCTGCTGACAGTAGCCGCGATAACGCGTTTCGTGCAACGCCCCGGGCATTTGTTTGGCGGCGTCGGCCTGGCAATGGGCGGCATTGGTTTCCTGACTCTCGCCTATCTGACCGGCGTGAAGCTGTTCTTCGGCGAAGGCATTGGGCAGCGCCCGCTGCTGCTCTTTGGCGTGTTGCTGATGATCCTCGGCGTGCAGTTGATCTCCGTTGGCCTCGTGGGCGAGTTGATCATCCGCAAACTCGGCGGCCACCGCGAATCCTACCCGATCCGCGAAGTGCTCAGCAGCGACGCCTGATCCGCTACACTCCACTTTTTAAGTAATGAAACTCGCTATCTTCCTGCTAGCTTCGGGGCTGCTTGTCCTGGAGCTTTTCGCCACCAGTATTCTGGGCATCGTGGTGGGCCCCCAAGCTGCCTATTATTCCATTGCCACGGCCATGCTTGGCCTGGGGGCGGCGTCCACACTGGTCAGCATGATCCCCTATGAGACGCTGAAGCGCTACGAACGCGCCGCGCTGATTTACTCGACGTTTTTGATCGGACCGGCGGTCATTCTGTTTTTGCTCTACTCCACGCTGCTCAAAGCGGGCATCAACGTGGAGCGTCTGGACGCCTTAAAAATCAGCGAAACCGACGCCTGGCTGCTGATGGAGCAGCATGAGTTCAGCCTGTCGCTGAAGGTCGGTGCCGGACTTTGCATTACCTACCTGCTACATGGCATCGCGCTGAGCACGCTGTTCCGGCTCAACGCCAAGCGCAGCACTGTGCTCTATGCGTTCGATTTGTTTGGTGCCGCGATGGGCTGCTTTGTGTTTGTCCAGGCACTGGAGAACTTTGGCTTCGCCACCACGGCAACGCTATCAGTGGCCATGCCCATGGTCGCGGCAGTACTCTTTGCCAAAGAGATCAAACAGGGCAAACTCGCGCTCGGTCTGGGCATTGCCACCCCCATCGTCATCGTGCTGATGAACCTCCCCTTTGTCGCCACCAAGCTCGAGCCGCAACCACTGCCGGAACTGCTGGCCCGCGACCACAAAGTAGAAATGCAGATCGAGGAAATGGAGCATGAGTGGACCAGCTTTGGCCGCATCGGCGCGCTCAAATTTCAAAAGGACGACGCGAAAAGCCCCACCTATGTCATGGTCCAGCGTGAGGGCAACAGCCACGCCGCGATACCCGATGTAAACCACCTGAACGTGGGCATCTTTGAGGGGCTGGTGGACGACATGGAGCCCGAAAATGTGCTCGTGCTCCTTGCCGGTGCCGGACGCGACATGCTCCAGCTAAGGCGAACCTTTCCCAACGCAAACATCACGGGGGTGGAGCTGGTTTCCCAAATGTTTCACTGGCCAGCCGAGAACATGACCGAGCGCATGAACCCCATCCTGCAAGACGAGAAGATGGAGCTCGTCGTTGCCGAGGGGCGCGAATTCCTCTCCCGCCAAAAGACGCGCTACGATCTGATCTTGATTTCCTACAGTGGAGCCGGCGCCAACTACTACACCGGTGCCGCCGCCCACTCCGCGGGCTACCTCTACACCGTGGAGGCGTTTCGCGACATGCTGGAGCACCTTGCGCCCGATGGTCGCATCGTGCTGCTCAACGGCAACAAGGGCCGCTTCATCCGCACCTTACAATTAATTTGGGACGAGGAGCAACGCACGCCTCCCCTGGAAGAATGCGTGCTTGTGGTGAGCGATGGCCGTTCCTACGAGCAGGCGGTTCGTGGCATACTGGCATCGTGGGACCCCGCAGTCATGGTCATTCAGCCGGATGGCATCTCCCCTGAAGAGGTCAAGGAAATCGCGACGGGCTACACCCCGCTCTACCAACCTTTTGATACTCAAAAACGGGCCTATGGCATCTTCTTCGACGACGCCGCTCTGGCGTCCTTTGCGGCAAAGGCAGGTGCTAACTTTTCCCCCGTATGGGACGACCACCCCTACTTCCTGAATCTGGCACCCAACCACCGCCCGTGGTCCGCCAGCCTCTGGTCGGACAAAGCGCAGCAGCCGGGCGAACGCCGACTAAGGTCGCAAATCAAACTGCTCGGCTGGTTTCTACTCGCGGCGATCGTCTCAACGATTTTGCCAGTGTTGATCTTTAACCGGAAGCGATCCCTGAGCCTGCGTTCCTGGAACCACATGGCTTACTTCCTGGGCATTGGCCTGGGCTTCATGCTGGTGGAGATTGGCCTGATCAACAAGCTGCAGCTGATTGTGGGGCACCCGGGCTACACGCTCGCCGTGGTCCTCACCGCCGCCATCTTCTTCACGGGTCTGGGCAGCTTTTTCTCGGACAAACTGTTCGACCAGCGCATCCTGAACTACCGCACCGCCGCCCTCGCTGCGTGCCTGACAGGCATTGCCATGCTCGCATTACTGTCCGCCTTTAGTAGTGAATTCATGGCCCTGCCGCGCTTTGCTAAAATCCTCTTGGCCGCATTGATCCCGGCACCGCCATTTATCCTGATGGGGCAAATGTTCCCGCAGGGCTTGCGCGCGGTGAACGCTGATGACAACGGCCTGGTCGCCTGGGCCTTCGCGCTCAACGGTGTCGCCAGTGCCGCGGGCGCGGGCCTTGCCATTATCCTCTCGCACGTTTATGGTTATTCGCTCGTCATCATTACCGGCTTGGCGATCTACCTAATCGTTGCGATGCTGCCCCACCAGAGCAGACAAAGCCTGCGCAACAACTAACGCAAATTTTCATGAAACCGACTCCAGTTCCTCTTCTCGATTTAGGCGCGCAAAACCACCCGCTCACCGCGGAATTACGCGCTGCATTTGACCGCGTGCTCGACCATGGGCGCTTCATCCTTGGTGACGAGGTGACCGCCTTTGAAGACGCCACGGCCGAGGCCCTCGGTGCCAAGCACGCGATCGGCGTCAGCTCCGGCACCGACGCCCTGCTGCTGGCACTGATGACGCTCGACATCGGCCCAGGAGACGAAGTCATCTGCCCAAGCTTTTCCTTCTTTGCCACCGCTGGCGTGATCTCCCGCCTGGGTGCCACGCCCGTCTTTGCCGACATTTGCCCGGACACCTTTAACCTCGACCCCGAGTCGACGGCCAACCTGATCACCACCAAGACCAAGGCGATCATTCCCGTGCACCTCTTCGGCCAGTCCGCCGACATGGACGCACTGATGACCATCGCCCACGACCACAAGCTGCACATCGTGGAAGACGCCGCGCAGGCCTTTGGCGCGGCCTATCGCGACAAGGCTCTGGGCACCATTGGCGACTTCGGCTGCTTCAGCTTTTTCCCGAGCAAGAACCTCGGCGGCTTCGGCGATGGCGGCCTGGTAACCACCAATGACGACGCCCTCGCCGACAAGGCCCGCATCCTGCGCGTCCACGGCTCCAAGCCCAAGTATTACCACGCGATGATCGGCGGCAACTTCCGCCTCGACGCCCTGCAGGCTGCGCTGATCGCCGTGAAGCTGCCGCACCACGCGCAGTATAGCCACGCCCGCGCCAATAACGCCGCTTACTACCGCGAGGCCCTCGCGCCGCTGGCCAACAAAGAGTCCCTGGTGCTGCCCTACACGCTGGAGCAAAACACGCACATTTGGAACCAGTTCACGCTGCGTCTGCCCGTACCCGAAGGTGCTGAAGAGCTACCCCGCGACGCGCTGAAGAATCACCTGAACGAGCGCAACGTTGGCGCGGAAATTTACTACCCGGTGCCGTTCCATCGCCAGGAGTGCTTCGCGCATTTGCCCAAAGCGATCTGCCCGGAATCCGACAAGGCCGCGAGCGAGGTGATCAGCATTCCCGTTTACCCGGAGCTCACCGAAGAGCAGCGCGAAGCCGTCGTCGACGCCGTCCGCAGCTTTTTCGAAAACCGTTAATCTTATCTGACCATGAGCCTGCCAAACATAGCAGTCATCGGCTGCGGCTACTGGGGCAAAAACCATGTCCGCAATTTCGAGGCGCTTGGCGCGCTCAAGCTCGTCTGTGACGCCAGCGAAACTGGCCGCCTGAAGGCAAAGGAACTCGCACCCAATGTCGAGGTGAGCGACGATCCGCTGTCGGCCTTTAAGCGCGCTGACATCGACGGCGTTGTCCTCGCCACGCCCGCCGAAACGCATTGCTCGCTCACCCTGCTCGCACTGGAGCACGGCAAGCATGTGCTCGTGGAAAAGCCGATGGCGCTGACCTACAGCGAAGCGCTCAAGATGGCCGACGCTGCCGACCAACACGAACGCGTGCTGATGGTCGGCCACCTTCTGGAATACCACGCGGCGTTTCTGGAGATCAAGCGGCTCATCGCCGAGGGCGCGCTCGGCAAGCTGCAATACATTTACTCGCACCGCTTGAACTTTGGCAAAATCCGCGTCGAAGAGAATGCCCTGTGGAGCTTTGCTCCGCACGACATCGCCCTGATTCTCCGTCTGACCGGTCAACCTCCGCTGGAGGCGACCTGCGTCGGCGGCAATTACATCACGCCAAACCTGGCCGATGTCACCACCTCCACCATGCTCTTTTCGGGCGGGGTGCGCGCGCACATTTTCGTGAATTGGCTCAACCCATTCAAGGAGCAAAAGCTGGTCATCATCGGTGATAAAAAGATGGCCGTCTTCAATGACACCGAGCCGGTGGAAAAGCTCGTCATCTACGACCAGCATGTCGAGTTCGACGGAAGACTGCCGGTGCTCGCCAAGGCCGAACGCGAAGTCATCCAGCTACCCGAAAGCGAGCCGCTCCGCGCCGAATGCAGTGAGTTTCTGGACTGCATCGCCACTGGTCGCAAGCCACTTACCGATGCCCG encodes:
- a CDS encoding glycosyltransferase family 2 protein, which codes for MASPSTTEIPFAKEVVASAPAISVVAPAYNEAESLRKLYDKIAAVLEPSQWTFEVLFVDDGSTDDTWEQLRSLQADHPTTVRAYQLRRNLGKAAALSIGFGEARGEFIITMDADLQDEPAEIPNLMAKLNEGYDLVSGWKRERNDPLEKRIPSRLFNAVTRKISGLELHDFNCGLKAYRAEVVRELPLYGELHRYIPILAHADGYRVTEIPVQHHAREFGISKYGLGRYYKGFLDLLTVAAITRFVQRPGHLFGGVGLAMGGIGFLTLAYLTGVKLFFGEGIGQRPLLLFGVLLMILGVQLISVGLVGELIIRKLGGHRESYPIREVLSSDA
- a CDS encoding TVP38/TMEM64 family protein, which codes for MHPTPTSDTQNPYFAALPSDTRVPCFGGMAELFDHVFRWLESLNAIFLLPAIAILPLFAFPVSLLLVLVGYKFGPFYGLLFAMGGVAINDALSYWLARTLLRGKIVRLLEKRKLKVPVIKKENEVQWIALLRIMPGSPMIIQSYLLGLANVNFMRYMVISVPIQSIHVFLIIMFGDAVFEGEVGMIIFAVSLIVVVGIACRMIFNYYKERGAIPKTAG
- a CDS encoding BLUF domain-containing protein, producing MSKLISLTYKSDALDNISEQVLIDILSSARDYNTRVGITGMLLYGQGKFFQCLEGPADLVKALFNDKISRDDRHRNVVILTEREIDEREFPNWSMGFQWTNGCGDEEFAMLNAGPQAHEIMRRIKKHMIENRVDMAL
- a CDS encoding Gfo/Idh/MocA family protein, whose product is MSLPNIAVIGCGYWGKNHVRNFEALGALKLVCDASETGRLKAKELAPNVEVSDDPLSAFKRADIDGVVLATPAETHCSLTLLALEHGKHVLVEKPMALTYSEALKMADAADQHERVLMVGHLLEYHAAFLEIKRLIAEGALGKLQYIYSHRLNFGKIRVEENALWSFAPHDIALILRLTGQPPLEATCVGGNYITPNLADVTTSTMLFSGGVRAHIFVNWLNPFKEQKLVIIGDKKMAVFNDTEPVEKLVIYDQHVEFDGRLPVLAKAEREVIQLPESEPLRAECSEFLDCIATGRKPLTDARSGVDVLRVLQACQVSLQLNGRPTALSDIH
- a CDS encoding DegT/DnrJ/EryC1/StrS family aminotransferase; the encoded protein is MKPTPVPLLDLGAQNHPLTAELRAAFDRVLDHGRFILGDEVTAFEDATAEALGAKHAIGVSSGTDALLLALMTLDIGPGDEVICPSFSFFATAGVISRLGATPVFADICPDTFNLDPESTANLITTKTKAIIPVHLFGQSADMDALMTIAHDHKLHIVEDAAQAFGAAYRDKALGTIGDFGCFSFFPSKNLGGFGDGGLVTTNDDALADKARILRVHGSKPKYYHAMIGGNFRLDALQAALIAVKLPHHAQYSHARANNAAYYREALAPLANKESLVLPYTLEQNTHIWNQFTLRLPVPEGAEELPRDALKNHLNERNVGAEIYYPVPFHRQECFAHLPKAICPESDKAASEVISIPVYPELTEEQREAVVDAVRSFFENR